The Geotrypetes seraphini chromosome 6, aGeoSer1.1, whole genome shotgun sequence genome includes a window with the following:
- the SOWAHC gene encoding ankyrin repeat domain-containing protein SOWAHC yields the protein MAEELNADTVLRFLRERGGRAPNQELVEHFKSWLSAAGDSRAAARQRFKDIVNELGTVRQENGVKYVCLRKKYLQEPGSPTATLASSPPEHVPVISVTEASPQLLSEEERAVFQRVEDGGTTAGESENEEKRRGEKEERAAPREDPKVSAGEEVDGAADPQQQQDGGSGSPLASLDGGRKSSGRRFTPQALSSLGDEGDADGVLRRSLFEEGSGGDASPEEPPCSPGPAGREGGGLATPRSSRKTFRERMISSSPQLRRTFFAGCRGSGGESDTASVASSSAEESGGGSVTLDPLEHAWMLSASDGKWENLEGLLSCDPGLFTKRDFITGFNCLHWAAKKGKQELLAMLVNFANKHELPFNINARASGGYTALHLAAMYGHVEVVKLLVGAYDADVDIRDYSGRKACQYLSQEAAEDMKGLVGSLADSEQESAGSLGSGRWRLSRVLPSTITVHRLPLLSDDHLDGTWLRSKEVSRKPSGSSKVKPRLNRIRFRTQIIHTTPSFKDADEDDRSLKSPLKLRPKSNVFG from the coding sequence ATGGCCGAGGAGCTGAACGCGGACACGGTGCTGCGGTTCCTGCGCGAGCGCGGCGGCCGGGCCCCCAATCAGGAGCTGGTAGAGCACTTCAAGAGCTGGCTGAGCGCGGCGGGGGACTCGCGAGCCGCCGCGCGCCAGCGCTTCAAAGACATAGTTAACGAGCTGGGCACCGTGAGGCAGGAGAACGGCGTCAAGTACGTGTGCCTGAGGAAGAAGTACCTACAGGAGCCCGGTTCTCCCACCGCCACCTTGGCTTCCTCTCCCCCCGAGCACGTCCCCGTTATATCAGTGACCGAGGCTTCCCCGCAGCTTTTAAGCGAGGAGGAGCGAGCGGTGTTTCAGCGAGTAGAAGACGGCGGCACCACCGCAGGGGAGTCGGAGAATGAAGAGAAGCGACGCGGGGAAAAGGAAGAACGAGCGGCTCCGCGGGAGGACCCGAAGGTGAGCGCGGGAGAAGAAGTGGATGGCGCTGCGGATCCCCAGCAGCAACAGGACGGGGGCAGCGGCTCGCCCCTCGCCTCGCTCGACGGCGGCAGGAAAAGCTCTGGGCGCCGCTTCACGCCGCAGGCCCTGTCGTCCCTCGGCGACGAGGGGGATGCGGACGGCGTACTCCGGCGCAGCCTGTTCGAGGAGGGATCCGGAGGGGACGCATCCCCGGAAGAGCCGCCCTGTTCCCCGGGGCCGGCGGGGCGCGAGGGCGGCGGGCTCGCgaccccccgatccagccggaagACCTTCCGGGAGCGGATGATCAGCAGCTCCCCGCAGCTCCGCAGGACTTTCTTCGCTGGGTGCAGAGGTAGCGGAGGAGAATCGGACACGGCTTCTGTTGCTTCTTCCTCCGCTGAGGAGAGCGGCGGCGGCTCGGTGACCCTAGACCCCTTAGAGCACGCCTGGATGCTCTCCGCCTCGGACGGCAAGTGGGAAAACCTGGAGGGGTTGCTGAGTTGTGACCCTGGCCTCTTCACCAAAAGAGACTTCATTACGGGTTTCAACTGCCTGCACTGGGCTGCCAAGAAGGGCAAACAGGAGCTGCTCGCCATGCTAGTGAACTTCGCCAACAAACACGAGCTGCCTTTCAACATCAATGCTCGAGCCAGTGGTGGCTACACGGCCTTGCACCTGGCCGCCATGTACGGACACGTGGAGGTGGTCAAGTTGCTAGTGGGCGCCTATGATGCCGACGTAGACATCCGGGATTACAGCGGTAGAAAAGCTTGCCAGTACCTAAGCCAGGAGGCCGCCGAGGACATGAAGGGATTAGTGGGCTCCCTGGCCGACTCGGAGCAGGAGAGCGCCGGCAGTTTAGGGAGTGGGCGTTGGAGGCTGTCCAGGGTCCTGCCGTCCACTATCACGGTGCACAGACTTCCTCTCCTGTCTGACGACCACCTGGACGGGACCTGGCTCAGGTCCAAGGAAGTCAGCAGAAAGCCATCGGGGAGCAGTAAAGTGAAACCCAGACTTAACAGAATACGCTTTAGGACACAAATAATTCACACAACTCCGTCTTTCAAAGATGCTGATGAGGATGACCGGTCTCTAAAAAGCCCCTTAAAGTTGAGACCCAAATCAAATGTGTTTGGGTAA